DNA sequence from the Lodderomyces elongisporus chromosome 5, complete sequence genome:
TATAGAgtacaaaagagaaacgggaacaaacaaaattggaaaatacCTCTCTCTActaaatatatgtatatatatatatatatatctaaaGATCTACCGCAATATATTATGGTACAGAAAACATATAAAGTATGTATTtcatagaaaaaaaaataacaaatacTGCTAATAAAAAGACTAAACTAAGAACTATAAATCATCTCTAATTAAAGGtaagaaaggaaaatacaaaaaaaaaagggggacATGGAAGAGTGGCGAGAACAACAATGATACtagtgttgtttgttgttaaacaaaaaaaactattttctcgttgctgttgttgctgttgtttgattgtttgttgttgtttgattgtttgattgtttgattgtttgattGTTGCTAAACTATTATATTCcctttacttctttttgccAAAGAGtcctctcttcttcttttgtttcttgccATTGTCAGCCTGTAATGAGGATGCACTGTAGTTGCCTGCCTGGTATACTGCTTGTTCTTGGCCCTGGTGGTCATCGAAATTGATAACTGGTCTTCTCATACCCTCTCCATTTTGTTGGTCTTGTGCTGAACCGCCTTGCAAGTTATAGTATGGGAAATCCTCGTGGAATCCCCATCCCAACCTACTACTCTCCAACTGGTCTCTGTATGTCACATCACCGGTGATTGCATATTCAAAGCCTCGGATTGTATCCAAGGGTCTTTCGTTTCTTGAACGTGTAGGGTTTGACATATCGGTTTGCCTAATGGGCTGGCCAAAGATATCTTTCAAATCTGTTGAATCCTGCGACAAATATGAAGGACGTCTATTGTCTACTCTGTTTGCAGCTTGCTCAAATGGTTGTTCTTCATTGACGGCAGTCAATATAGGATCATGCATGTTTGAAGAATGGTACTTGTAATGTTCTTCATCCTTGGCGGAGattttgatgttgataTCATCAGCGTTTTGGGGCGTCTTGTTGGACGATTTAGATCTGAAGATAGCcatgatgttgttgttgtaaatgtagttgtagtagttgttgtggtagtagttgttgttaataataatagctAATGGTTGtaaattgtttgtttcttttttttcttgttcttttcgtttttaCCTTTGGGGACTTTGAGGGGTTAAAATATGTACTTGCGTGAGATCAAAGTGTGTGACGTTtgcaagcaaaaaaaaaaaaaagggataAAAAAGGATCAAAGGGAAAAGCGGGAGTGGAGGACAAagaattttgaaaaaattagatTAAAGTCGACTGTAAGTTGCAAATGAACAAACTAATATAGTCTCTTTGGATACTGGGTTGAAAAAGAGGTAAGTTGAAAGGAATCTACAAAATAGTAAATAATAGTTGCCAATATGGAAAGGGtgtgttgaaaaatttaaaaaaataaaaaaaataaaaaaaaagaggttgTAATTTTTAGAAAGCAGAAAGCTGGGAAACGTAGAGGGAAATCAAATGTAAAATGTAAATATGAAGGAGTATTGTAAGACATAGACAATGTGAATACTATTGAGTTAAAGATCAGttaataaaatataatacaatataaatataaatataatacaatataaatataaaattgtAAGTAGTGAGTGAATATTGAGGGTCGTGTACTTGTGGTAGATTAACAGCACAGCCTACTCTCCAAACTTTCCCAAAGCTTTCCCAAAGCTTCCCAAAACTTCCCAAAAGTCAACTCAGCCACTCAAGTTCTATTGTCCTTTTAATTCTACTATTACATGATTATTAGTACTTGCTTCCATTCAGAGTTAAATCTTTAAAGGGATATACTCTGGAACATTGAAAGGTTTTCCCTTAGTCTCTAAGTAGTAACttataaaatgaaaaaagaaaaaaagaaaaaaaaaaaaagttatcTACATTGAATTCTTTTATTCCCATTTTTGCTTTAGATtgaagaaggaaggaaagatGGAAAGGGGGAGGAAGGAAAATAGACAGGGTAAAGAGAGTCTCTTGCTTATGGTTTGCAGAAATgccattctttctttaccttcttcatctgcttcttcctcttcttaaatgattttttcttttcaccTCCGGATGTTCCTTGTGTATTCCTTAAACCTTCCAtagaatatatatttattacACCTTTCTAACCTTGTAAATTCATCTCATATATCTAATAAGCGCAAGACCTTAAACTACAAGAGATATAGAACAAGTGTGCCTTATATAGAGACACTGCCACCGAGGCAAAAGAGgttaattctttttatttttgtttcttggtGATGCTTACAAAACctttcattattattattattttcttttttttttttaagacTAAGTTTATAATCTCATTCTTTCTcaaccaccactaccactaccacccaCCACCCCTTTCGCATATACCGTGTGCTCTCTCTCCCCccttttgcaaaataaaataaagcaaaaaaacgaaaaaaagaaaaaaaaagaaaagagtgtGTGCGAGAATGAGAACAAAGGTGTAACTCAGACGACTAGTGTGTCTCATCCACAACTCAAATTGGGTCCATCATTGAATAATGGATCTGATCTATATCTAGCTATCTTTGTTGAGAAATATCTAGTTGCAACAGTTTACACAATATTTAAGAAAAGACCATGTGACAAATGAGCTCATAGCACAatttataaagaaaaaaaggtagAATACTTATATCATAATTATGCAACGCTAATCACCAAATTGTTCTTTCTAAATCTTTTACACTACACATTGTTGGATGACACTTTTgcaaatcaacaaattccTCTCcaatttattgtttttctttcttttctattttttttggcattgATTTGAGTAAAAAGATTCATCAATTTATAAccatataaaaaatatcaCGTGATTGGAAGTAACGTTGTTCAAATATAATGTATACGAACAAGCACAATGCTTTAGTATACTAGACTCAATTACAACATAGTAATAAAActttgtgtttttcttttctatttcaatTCGTTACTGACTCCTTAAAGGAACATTAAGTTTAATCAAAGCACAGGTAGTTAGCTCTAGACTTGACTGTAAAtagtgttttttatttagctcctatcttttttttttgcagctaaatgaaaaagagagtATTGATATGTGCAACAGGTATCTTTGTATTCACTCAGTAGTATTTGCGACAACATTTTACGACAAAATTTATCAGAATACGACAACCATCAAAACACTTTGTGCCTGAACTTTATAAAAACATTTGGCTAGAGAAACTCCTTTAACCAAAATATTGTATCTTTTTGTGGATAATCATACACATTTTAAAcaagataaaagaaaagccaaaaaaaaaaaagaaaagattatATTCATTATGGCATCTACAGAACTACAACAAGGACAGTCAGGTACACCGCCGAAATCTTTGACTACAACAAATGAtgaagcagcagcagctgctgctgctgctgctgctactacCACAACTGATGGTAGTACTTCAGTTGGAGATCCAACAAAAGCTTCACAGAGTCTCCCGCATCCACTTCCGCCACTCCCAAAACCTAGCCCAATCCAATTCATTTCTATTATATCGCGAACTGATAGACCATTATATATTCAATCTTTTCTATCTCCGCCCAATTCATCGATCAACTCAACCGATCCACAATCCATGAACCGATTCCTCAAATTTAACTTTCTTTCACATATGGCGTTGGATATATTCTCTTCTCCTACATCATTGTCACTACGTCAAGAACAATTTGGAGAGAATGCAGACAATGACAGTAGTGGTGTGTTGCAACTATTTATCCAGGACCAAGTGATTGTTTACGGCTACGAATCCAATAACGGATTAAAAATAATTGTTGGCGTAGACCAAAGCATACAAGTTGAAATGAACAAATTACGACTGTTGATTATGGACGTTTATCGATTATACTTGAAAGTGATTTGTAACCCATTTAGAAATTTTACAAAGCCAATGAATGGATATCAAAGTATAGAAGTGGGAGAAGgggaaggagaaggagaaggagaacaagatgaagaggaGAGGATATTGTTGAAACTGGGTAAGTTTGATGACGGTATTAAAAAGttggttttgaaatttAAGTAACCTATTTGCAGATACATCCTTTTTTGTCGAGGGGGGAGAAGGGGGGGGTAAATTTACATTCTtttaacaattttttttgactcttatactatttatatattcttCCATGTGTATAATCTTGAATTTACTCGAGGTTATCAAtcatttttgaaaactGAGTACCAGTATATCATTGATGGAACTAAAAGAGATTAGGTAGcgagaaatatatatatttagtGTATTGCAGTTGCACACTAGCATTTCTAAACATTGGTATGTCATAGATTACAATCTTACAAATGTTCAAATGTAAAATCATATCACAATTActttatttccttttccatGTCCATTCCCATTTCCATGTTCATTCCCATTcccttttccatttccatctcCTTTATTTCAAAATGACATTTGCGCCTCTAAGTTCCAAGTAGTTTTGGTCCACACCAGGTTGGATATTCTTTATAACTTCTTGGTATATCTCCACATTATGGAAACGCAACTGGTTTGCCGGGTTCTTGTACTTTCCTTCAAGACCAGTGATATCACAATAATGCTTTTTAGGCAAGAGCGATGGTGGTGCAGTAACACTTAGGTATGTAGGCTTGTCTGTAGGTAAATTTGGTTTCGATTGAATATAACGTATTTCATCAGCAATGAGTTGTCTAGCTGGCTTATAGCGTCGACTACCAACGGATTTCCTATGTGGATTCTGCTTAAAAGAGTGTggttttgttgttactTCCAGTAGTGCGTGTAGTTCGAGTGAAGCTTGTGCAGACATTTTTAGTGGTTGGCGTACTGGTAGTAGCTTTAGTTGTGTGTTCCTCAATACTTTCAATTCATTAAAGGATGTTTTTGTCTTCTACCTGAATGGGCTTTCTTACGCATTGTAATGACCAGAGGGGGGGAGAGAgatagagagaaagagagaaagagagaaaaaaaaaaagaaaaataagatTCGAGTTATATCACCTCCACTTTttacatctttttttttttgtttctttttttttttgctctatTGCAAATATATAGTTACCCCGGGTACCTCCACAACTTGACAACTCCCAACAGGCTCGGTATTTCAAATGGATACACAATTTATAGAAACATAGACATTGTTATAGAAAGtcagaaagaaaggaatatatatttatatatatatatttagaTCAACACTCGCTAGAATCCATTCATTTATTATGTTATTGAGCACTCCACATTTTGCACAATCTCGAATATTGCATCGGCATCTCACTATTTCGACCAATCTCAATGCGTTTAAAAGTCAATTAGGTCAAGTGCATCTATTTCGTGGACCAATTAATTTTCATATACAATGCAGGTCGCAATCCACATCTTCTTTAGATCAAGCTTCAGCAGCTGAAGCTTCAGAAAATAATTTAGCTAATTCTGCTACTTCGACGAATCCGGTACATAGTTCCAAAGAGACACCGCTTGCATTGTATGAAAAGAGGGTTTCGAATGGGAAATTGCGCGATGATCCATACCAAAGGAAAATCATCACTTCGTTATCGGTGCTTCATCAACTGTTGGCAAACTATACTCCACCTAAAGTGTCAATTCCTACTGCTGCTGATTTGAAACCCAAGAATAATGGGTTCCGTTCTATTGGCaaagttttttcttctttttttggcaagaATGGTGAGAGCGGTGGAGGTACCAGTGGTTCTGCAACTGCTACTGCCGAAgtgattgattttgatcGTGATTATAGCAATGCCAATGGAGTGAGAggtatttatttatatggCGATGTGGGATGTGGCAAGACAATGTTGATGGACTTGTTTTACCTGACTATTCCGCAACATTTACCCAAGATGCGTGTGCATTTCCATCAGTTTATGCAGAAAATACACAAGAGAACGCACCAGTTGAAGGTTGAGAATCGTAATCCAAGTGGCCACGATGAGATTGATGTGATACCTATCCTTGCGGCGGAGATTGCTAATTCTGCTACGGTGTTGTGTTTTGATGAGTTTCAAGTGActgatgttgctgatgcCATGTTGTTGCGAcggttgatgatgatgctcTTGTCGCCGGAGTAtggtgttgttttgtttgccACGAGTAATCGAGCACCAGAtgatttgtatttgaaTGGGATCCAGCGTGTGAGTTTTATTCCGTGCATTCAGTTGATTAAGCATAAATGTCGTGTTATATTTTTGAATTCGCCAACCGATTATAGAAAGATCCCCAAACCATTGAGTTCAGTATATTATTGGCCCAAACCGGGTGTTAAATGGGCCAGTAAGGCTAATTTGgccaattgcaaaaagcaCGTTGATACGTGGTACGAGTATTTTAACCAAGGAAATGAagatcatcatcatcatcataataataataataaaagtAATGGTGAAAGCCATCTGCTGTTGCTCGAGAAAAAGACTGATTATTCGCTTGATGTTTGGGGAAGGAAAATACATGTTCCTATTTGTTCTCCTCCTAGAGTAGCGCAGTTTACGTTTTTTGAGTTGTGTGGTACACCAATGGCTGCTGGTGATTATTTGTGTCTTGCTGAGCATTTTCTGGCGTTTATTGTTACCGATATTCCGTTTTTGTCTATTAATGAGAGGAATCAGATTCGGAGGTTTATTACGTTTCTTGATGCTGTGTATGATGCTAGGGGTAAGATTGCTGTGACTAGTGCTGCACCGTTTAAGGATCTATTTGTTGAGCCTGAGCAGTTGTTGGTTTCTGGTGATCATTATGAGTTGATTAATAAGAAGCAGAAAGAGGATTCACAAGAGAATGTGACAAAGTCAAatacaaagtcaaagtcaaCTTCAAACTCGCAAACTGAAGATAGTTTTGCAGATGATGAGTTGGTTACTAAGCATGGTTTTGATAAGCTGATTGCTAAGAAGGCTAGTTTATTTGTGGTTAACGATGAAGAGaagtttgcttttgctAGAGCATTGAGTCGGTTAGCGCAGATGAGTACTACAGAGTGGATTGATCAAGATTGATCAGGATTGAGCAGGAGAAGGTAGTTGAGGTGATTAGACCAATATCAATAAACGctatattatttatttacttacttatttgttttataaGAGAAttagttaaaaaaaagttgaaaagaaagagagataaACTTTTTTCCTGTCTCTGGTTTTACACATATTCTTATCTATATTTTTAAACAATAGCATGTTACAGTATTTTTACAATAGTAAGAATATAAGGGTGAGTTCGATATGGATATGGTTATATACAGACTGTCCTTTTTTTAGTTGTATAGTTGaattatataaataaataaataaataagaagataaaaaaaaaaaggaaaggttAAATTATGATATAATTATATGCAGTACTATACTataccaaaagaaagaagattaAGCTGTCAAAGTATATAAGTGAAGGTATAGGAGAATAAAGCTACCAAACGTCATGAAGTATCTATATGGATTTCCGCTCTTTTTCGTCCACCTACTTCCTTCAAACTTCCGAATCTAGCAACTATTAGTGGTCCCCCACTCTCTCctccttcccccccccccccccgccccaaagaaagaaaaaagaaaaaaaaaaaaaaaaaagaagttgcCTTCACTTTGTATATGGATTTATGCAGGCATCATAGCAATCCCAATTTGTTAGTATTAGTATTCACTATGATATAATTCCATGTTtctatctttttcaacattttttGTACAGTACGAGTATGATTAGCAAAATGTTGTCTGATCAAtactagaaaaaaaaagaagaataagaagTAAATAAGAAAGGAGGTGTTGATTACAATAGAATGAAGCAACTATATCGTATCAGACAACTAAAATTTCtgtaaatttctttttttttttttttttgttctacaCCAAATTCCTCGATCGAGAAAATTGttctactactactactaatactactactgctactactactgctattccCAACTGCATCAACATCGTGCACAATAGCATTAGCATTAGCATTAATATTAGTGAATGgcaatagcaatagcaatagcaatagcaatagcaatGACAATCACAATTGCACATGAATGTACTATTGGAATTTAATACGAGATTAATAGACTATGAAAAAGTGAGAGagtgagaaaaaaatgaaatttcaAGAGAATCACGATTATCTCAATTAGCAAACATTTGACAAGATTTCAATGTTTATTCTTaccaacacacacacacacaccaaCGCGTCATAGGTTTCGTAATAATTTTGTGTCTCGTGATTTCTATGGAGAGAAGAATGAAATGGAATAAAGAAGAGATTTGTTTACATATCTGTTggtatttgttttgtggGCTAAATTCACATTTTGtcaatgtaaaaaaaaaaagagaaaaaaatttgggtAAGCATAAACTCCATCATAATTAGTGGATACACGTCAAAATTTTACTTACTGTTACTGTTAGTGTTACTGTTAGTGttagtgttgttgttgttttggaaATACAGCTCATAACGTTATATGGAAAgtaatacaaaaaaaacaaaaaaaaaaagaataaaggaACAAAGGGTACTACTagctttctctctttctctgtcACAActacatatatatgtatatacaacTAGAAAGATGAAATTGGTCGTGTAAAAGCTTGAAATTCAGTTGGTAGCGTCTTATTCACAGACACACTGACACAGAGACACAGAGACACAGAGACACAGAGTCTCCTTAATTTTGATGCAATACTAAATTCCAACTATTCCTTTTAACTCCT
Encoded proteins:
- the IES6 gene encoding chromatin-remodeling complex subunit ies6 (BUSCO:EOG09264I14), whose product is MSAQASLELHALSEVTTKPHSFKQNPHRKSVGSRRYKPARQLIADEIRYIQSKPNLPTDKPTYLSVTAPPSLLPKKHYCDITGLEGKYKNPANQLRFHNVEIYQEVIKNIQPGVDQNYLELRGANVILK
- the AFG1 gene encoding ATPase (BUSCO:EOG09262OJ4), producing the protein MPSAAEASENNLANSATSTNPVHSSKETPLALYEKRVSNGKLRDDPYQRKIITSLSVLHQSLANYTPPKVSIPTAADLKPKNNGFRSIGKVFSSFFGKNGESGGGTSGSATATAEVIDFDRDYSNANGVRGIYLYGDVGCGKTMLMDLFYSTIPQHLPKMRVHFHQFMQKIHKRTHQLKVENRNPSGHDEIDVIPILAAEIANSATVLCFDEFQVTDVADAMLLRRLMMMLLSPEYGVVLFATSNRAPDDLYLNGIQRVSFIPCIQLIKHKCRVIFLNSPTDYRKIPKPLSSVYYWPKPGVKWASKANLANCKKHVDTWYEYFNQGNEDHHHHHNNNNKSNGESHSSLLEKKTDYSLDVWGRKIHVPICSPPRVAQFTFFELCGTPMAAGDYLCLAEHFSAFIVTDIPFLSINERNQIRRFITFLDAVYDARGKIAVTSAAPFKDLFVEPEQLLVSGDHYELINKKQKEDSQENVTKSNTKSKSTSNSQTEDSFADDELVTKHGFDKSIAKKASLFVVNDEEKFAFARALSRLAQMSTTEWIDQD